A portion of the Lolium rigidum isolate FL_2022 chromosome 1, APGP_CSIRO_Lrig_0.1, whole genome shotgun sequence genome contains these proteins:
- the LOC124682596 gene encoding pentatricopeptide repeat-containing protein At2g13420, mitochondrial-like, protein MPRSLPAAAAVAATRRLLCTTITDATPSPAHLLALPPVAPSPTADELARLLLAHHNPFHPSESPLQLLSGGGVSLSQDLLVQILLRLRGASKLALSLLTAARLHPSVSSPPNADAYDAVVDALGRAHQFDAAWRLVVEAAADGAATPRTFAVLARRYVAAGMTRQAVRAFDDMEAFVGREPDAGEFTTLLDTLCKYKYPKVAAEVFNKRKYKYEPNEKMYTILIYGWCKVNRNDMSQKFLKDMIDHGIEPNIVTYNILLNGICRHASLHPDNRFDRTVHAAENLLKEMHDRGIEPDVTSYSIILHVYSRAHKAELCLCMFRSMKDRGICPTVATYTSVIKCLASCGRLKDAERLLDEMASEGVCPSPATYNCFFKEYRGRKDITGALELYNKMKAPGSPTTPDIHSYNILLGMFIKLNRHGTVMELWNDMCESTVGPDLDSYTLLIHGLCDKEKWREACQFFMEMIEKGFLPQKITFETLYRGLIQADMLRTWRRLKKRVDEEAAKFGDEYKLYHIKPYKR, encoded by the exons atgCCACGGTCgctcccagccgccgccgccgtggccgccacccgccgcctccTATGCACCACAATCACCGACGCGACCCCCTCCCCAGCCCACCTCCTCGCTCTGCCGCCCGTCGCGCCGTCACCCACCGCCGACGAGCTCGCGCGCCTGCTCCTCGCTCACCACAACCCCTTCCACCCATCCGAGTCGCCGCTCCAGCTCCTCTCCGGCGGGGGCGTGTCCCTCTCCCAAGACCTCCTCGTgcagatcctcctccgcctccgcgggGCATCCAAGCTCGCGCTCTCACTCCTCACCGCCGCCCGCCTCCACCCCTCCGTCTCGTCCCCGCCGAACGCCGACGCCTACGACGCCGTCGTCGACGCTCTCGGCCGGGCGCACCAGTTCGACGCCGCGTGGCGGCTCGTCGTCGAGGCCGCCGCCGAcggcgccgccacgccccgcacCTTCGCGGTGCTTGCGAGGAGGTACGTCGCCGCCGGGATGACGAGGCAGGCAGTGCGCGCATTCGATGACATGGAGGCCTTCGTAGGGAGAGAGCCCGACGCCGGGGAGTTCACCACTCTTCTTGACACGCTCTGCAAATACAAGTACCCCAAG GTTGCTGCAGAGGTATTtaataaaagaaaatataaataTGAACCAAATGAAAAGATGTACACTATTCTAATTTATGGCTGGTGCAAAGTAAACCGAAATGACATGTCTCAGAAATTTCTGAAAGATATGATTGATCATGGGATAGAGCCAAACATAGTTACATACAACATTCTCTTAAATGGTATCTGTAGGCATGCAAGTTTGCACCCTGATAACCGGTTTGATAGAACAGTTCATGCAGCTGAGAATCTCTTGAAGGAGATGCATGACAGGGGAATTGAACCAGATGTAACAAGCTACTCAATCATCCTGCATGTTTACAGTCGTGCACATAAGGCTGAGCTATGCTTGTGTATGTTCCGCTCGATGAAGGATAGAGGCATTTGTCCCACGGTGGCGACCTACACTTCTGTGATTAAGTGCCTTGCTTCGTGTGGGCGACTAAAAGATGCTGAGAGGTTACTCGATGAGATGGCTAGTGAGGGTGTATGCCCCTCCCCAGCGACCTACAATTGTTTTTTCAAGGAGTACCGAGGGAGGAAAGACATCACTGGTGCCCTAGAATTGTACAATAAGATGAAGGCTCCTGGTTCACCAACTACACCAGATATTCACAGTTACAATATATTGCTTGGAATGTTCATCAAGTTGAACCGACATGGAACTGTTATGGAACTTTGGAATGATATGTGCGAAAGCACTGTCGGTCCTGATCTTGATTCATATACATTACTGATCCATGGTTTATGTGACAAGGAGAAATGGAGAGAGGCATGCCAGTTCTTCATGGAAATGATAGAGAAAGGTTTCCTTCCCCAGAAGATCACCTTTGAGACACTGTATCGTGGGCTTATACAAGCCGACATGTTAAGGACCTGGAGAAGGCTGAAGAAAAGGGTTGATGAAGAAGCAGCAAAATTTGGTGACGAATACAAATTGTATCACATCAAGCCTTACAAGAGGTGA